The genomic DNA CCCGAGCGGCCCATGGTGATGCGCGCCCGGCCGCCGCCAATGCGCTCGTTGATGCGCGGCGCCGACTGCACGTAGTCGTCCAGCACGATGGCCATGCGCCGGCCCACGCCCTTCTCGGTGAGCTGCTCGAACTGACGCGCCCCGGCGGCGTCGAAGCTGATGTTCACCTCGGGCTCGTTGAGCTGGCTGAGCGAGGCGTCCGCGCCCGTCAGGCTCTCGCCCGTGAGCGGCGCTTCCTTCTCCACCAGGTAGGTGCGGTAGCTGTCGCACACGCCCTTGCGCGTCGCGCTGGCGATGCACTCGAGCAGCACCAGGCGGTCCTGGGGGACCTTGCCCTTCACGTACTCGAGCAGCGCCTCGCGGTTGGGACCCTCCAGTTGGGGGAAGCCATCGGCGGTGGTCAGGGTGATGTTGCTGCCCTCCGGCGGAGGCGTGGTCTGGTACGTCTGGCGGAAGAAGTCGGTGGTGTCATCCACCATGTGGAACTCGAGCTGCGCCGTGGTGCCCACCAGCTCCTTGGCCTGCTCCGGGTTGTTGCGGCCCGGCAGGGAGATCTGGATGGCGTCGGTGCCGAGCTTGCGCACGTCCACTTCCGCCACGCCCCACTTGTCGATGCGCTTGCGGATGACGAGCATCGCCTGATCCACCGACTCCTCGCGGAAGCGGTTCGTCTGGGTGTCGTCCGGCGAGAGCACCAGCTTCGCTCCATCGCGCGACACCTTGGAGAAGTCCGTGAAGGTGGCGAGCACCTCCTTCTCGATGGCGTCCATGGTGGCCGGCTCCTGCGCGGTGAGCGTCACCTGCAACCGGTCCGGATCCGTGTCCACCTTCACCTGGCCGATCTGCTTGTCGTTGATGTAGCGGGCGATCTGATCGCCGCGCCGCTCGGTGCGCTTCTCGAGGGCCGTCTTGGTGTCCACACGCATCACCATGTGGATGCCACCCTGCAGGTCCAGCCCCAGGTTGATGCGGTACTTGGCGGGGGGCGCCCACTTGGGCATGGCCGCGTCGATGGCCGCCAGGTTGTTGCGCTGGCTCCGGTCGACATGGAACAGCGAATAATAGGAGGGGATGAGGAACCAGATGGTCAGCAGCGTCACGCCGATGACCAGGCCCAGCCTCCAGTACCAGC from Melittangium boletus DSM 14713 includes the following:
- the secD gene encoding protein translocase subunit SecD, which translates into the protein MDRGWYWRLGLVIGVTLLTIWFLIPSYYSLFHVDRSQRNNLAAIDAAMPKWAPPAKYRINLGLDLQGGIHMVMRVDTKTALEKRTERRGDQIARYINDKQIGQVKVDTDPDRLQVTLTAQEPATMDAIEKEVLATFTDFSKVSRDGAKLVLSPDDTQTNRFREESVDQAMLVIRKRIDKWGVAEVDVRKLGTDAIQISLPGRNNPEQAKELVGTTAQLEFHMVDDTTDFFRQTYQTTPPPEGSNITLTTADGFPQLEGPNREALLEYVKGKVPQDRLVLLECIASATRKGVCDSYRTYLVEKEAPLTGESLTGADASLSQLNEPEVNISFDAAGARQFEQLTEKGVGRRMAIVLDDYVQSAPRINERIGGGRARITMGRSGGRPLEQWLADAQTLALALKAGALPAPVTTGEIRQVGASLGDELIRKGGLAAGVGVLCVIIFMVIYYRSAGLIADVALILNGLLIFGGLAFFNATLTLPGIAGFVLTLGIAVDANVLINERIREELAHGKTARAAVDQGYDRAFWTIFDAHVTSLIAGFILFFTGTGPVRGFATTLIIGLLASLFTSILVTRVIMTYFVHGKNAQTVSV